GGCAAGCTCATCAAGCTCGCCGGCAAGCTCCGCGACCGCCGGAACGAGCTGAACCAGGCGGCCTCCGAGCGCGCCTCGCGACGCGACGAACTCAACGCGAAGACGCGAGAGCAGGTCGACCTCGCCCAGGAGCACCGCGAGAAACGCGACGAGCTAAACGAGAAGGTCCAGGAACACAAACAGCAACGAAACGAGCTCAACGCGAAGGCCAACGAGCTCTTCGACGAGGTCGACGACATGAAGGGCGACCTCGACCTCGACGAGGGCAAGGACCTCGACACGCTCGAATCCGAGATCGAGGACCTCGAGTTCCGCCAGCAGACCGAGGTCCTCTCGGCCGAGGACGAGCGCGAGCTCATCGAGAAGATCGAGGACAAGCGCGAGCAGTATCGCAAGCGCCAGGACGCCCTCGAGGACACCGAGGGGCTCGAAGAGGTCAAGGCCGAAGCCGAGGAGGTCCGTGCCGAAGCCTCCGAGCACCACGAGAAGGTCACCGAGCTCGCCGACGAGGCCCAGGAGCACCACAACGAGATGATTTCGGCCTACCGCGAGGCCGACGACGTCCGCGACGACGCCGACGAGTGGCACGAGAAGTTCGTCGAGGCCCAGGAGGCCGCCGACCGCCACCACGAGGACTTCGTCCGGGTCCAGAAGCGCCTCCGCGAGATGGACAAGGAGGAAGAGCAAGAGCGGAAATCCGAGCGCGACCAGCGCCGCGAGGAGGCCGAGGAGGAGGCCGACGAGATCTACCAGCAGTTCCTCGACGGCGAGACCCTCGACACCGAGGACCTGATGAAGCTCCAGAAGGCCGGCAAGCTCTAAGCCGCAGGCG
This genomic interval from Halococcus hamelinensis 100A6 contains the following:
- a CDS encoding coiled-coil protein — encoded protein: GKLIKLAGKLRDRRNELNQAASERASRRDELNAKTREQVDLAQEHREKRDELNEKVQEHKQQRNELNAKANELFDEVDDMKGDLDLDEGKDLDTLESEIEDLEFRQQTEVLSAEDERELIEKIEDKREQYRKRQDALEDTEGLEEVKAEAEEVRAEASEHHEKVTELADEAQEHHNEMISAYREADDVRDDADEWHEKFVEAQEAADRHHEDFVRVQKRLREMDKEEEQERKSERDQRREEAEEEADEIYQQFLDGETLDTEDLMKLQKAGKL